In Lytechinus pictus isolate F3 Inbred unplaced genomic scaffold, Lp3.0 scaffold_31, whole genome shotgun sequence, one DNA window encodes the following:
- the LOC135158102 gene encoding uncharacterized protein LOC135158102, translated as MAQFCNVEQDFRIFFPQSADKLFLTWPKFCRHVLNYAEKQVDWRLYLNFKGAVETDEQEVNLSLQVLPMLFPPGKKKGAKGRSGSSTMDEARKAFVQRKEIGTNIPGFLDQKTQTQPFVLILGEIDKPEQVSVVVENSTIPCTSLLKGIDICMKLVYILDMDYAWQCQHVWDFLQKNVYKLGQVKGRGTSVPAVTLLKTYLENKVKEYLGRHVCTTHLGEFVYLSLMDVPIVF; from the exons ATGGCACAGTTCTGTAAT GTTGAACAGGATTTCCGAATTTTTTTCCCACAATCAGCAGATAAGTTATTCCTCACATGGCCGAAATTTTGCAGACATGTCCTGAACTATGCTGAAAAGCAGGTGGATTGGAGGCTATACCTTAACTTCAAAGGTGCTGTTGAAACAG ATGAACAGGAGGTAAACTTATCTCTGCAGGTGTTGCCTATGCTGTTTCCACCGGGAAAGAAGAAAGGGGCAAAAGGGAGAAGTGGTTCTTCAACGATGGATGAAGCCCGCAAGGCATTCGTGCAGCGCAAAGAG ATTGGTACAAACATACCAGGCTTCTTGGACCAGAAGACTCAAACACAACCGTTTGTGTTAATTCTAGGTGAAATTGACAAACCAGAACAAGTGTCTGTTGTTGTGGAAAATAGCACCATCCCATGTACAAGTCTCCTGAAAGGAATTGATATATGCATGAAACTAGTGTATATCCTTGATATGGATTATGCTTGGCAATGTCAACATGTTTGGGACTTTCTGCAGAAGAATGTTTACAAACTTGGGCAGGTGAAAGGTAGAGGTACCTCAGTTCCAGCAGTAACACTTCTCAAAACCTATCTAGAAAACAAGGTAAAAGAATATTTAGGGAGGCATGTTTGTACAACACATTTAGGTGAATTTGTGTATTTAAGCCTAATGGATGTACCTATAGTGTTCTGA